One Coffea arabica cultivar ET-39 chromosome 5c, Coffea Arabica ET-39 HiFi, whole genome shotgun sequence DNA window includes the following coding sequences:
- the LOC113689367 gene encoding subtilisin-like protease gives MDGLKRAEQVHALHQKMRKERFPVQRCNKLLPKGDGPFQVVEHINDNAYKLDLPETYIVHVETPESFTQLSTESFSSPNEDLYSWYNSFLPTTIASTNEAPRMVCRYHNVFKGFSAKLSGEDVKEMEKRSGFLSARPQRMLSLHTTRILNLLGLHQNSGFWRESIYGKGVIIGVLDTGIKPDHPSFSDEGMPPPPAKWKGKCEFSTPVCNNKLIGARFFSDGNGSPADESGHGTHTAGTAAGKFVKGANVFGNANGTAVGVAPLAHLAIYKLCGTDDCSESNIWAAMDVVIDDDDILSISLGGSWVLFHEDNIALGAYSANGKRHLPELLSRK, from the exons ATGGATGGTTTGAAACGAGCTGAACAAGTGCATGCTTTGCACCAAAAG ATGCGCAAAGAAAGATTCCCAGTACAACGATGCAATAAACTCTTGCCTAAAGGTGATGGACCTTTCCAAGTGGTGGAGCACATCAATGATAATGCTTACAAGTTGGACCTACCAG AGACTTACATTGTTCATGTTGAGACACCTGAATCTTTTACTCAGCTGTCCACAGAAAGTTTTTCAAGCCCAAATGAAGATTTATATAGCTGGTACAATTCCTTTCTGCCAACAACAATCGCAAGTACCAATGAAGCACCACGAATGGTGTGTAGGTACCACAATGTTTTCAAAGGATTTTCTGCCAAATTATCCGGTGAAGATGtcaaagaaatggagaagaggtCTGGTTTTCTTTCTGCTCGGCCCCAAAGGATGCTGTCTTTGCATACAACACGCATTCTTAATTTGCTTGGATTGCATCAAAATTCGGGATTTTGGAGAGAGTCCATTTATGGAAAGGGCGTCATCATTGGAGTCCTGGACACAGGAATTAAGCCGGACCACCCTTCATTTAGTGATGAAGGAATGCCTCCACCACCTGCTAAATGGAAGGGAAAGTGCGAATTCAGCACCCCAGTATGCAATAACAaattgattggagcaagattctTCAGCGATGGGAATGGATCTCCAGCTGATGAGAGTGGCCATGGTACTCATACAGCAGGCACAGCTGCAGGAAAATTTGTCAAGGGCGCCAACGTGTTTGGAAATGCTAATGGCACCGCTGTCGGTGTTGCACCTCTGGCTCACTTGGCAATCTACAAACTATGTGGTACAGATGATTGTTCCGAAAGCAATATATGGGCTGCAATGGATGTTGTTATTGACGATGATGATATTCTCTCCATCTCCCTTGGTGGAAGTTGGGTACTATTTCATGAAGACAACATTGCTCTTGGTGCATATAGTGCAAATGGAAAAAGGCATCTTCCTGAGTTACTCAGCAGGAAATAA
- the LOC113689368 gene encoding F-box protein CPR1-like, giving the protein MEGASEINVNEEIVMEILLRLPVKSLIKFNCVCRGWRDLINSRHFINMHLCLAQSTEYIIVKRLRDEDNKNVLSFHSPADESLIAAAPELELPELDEANWPLQLIGPCNGIVCLRDFHEGIHLCNPMTRKFRTLPQSSFGSPGGFLRQTHVVGLGFDSTIDDYKVVRIFESSLYDFRAEIYNLSTDSWRQVDAILPPVILRDCFDLLFNGFFHWSAGPESSPHILSFEMGAEVFKEIKYPNGWLGEQAEPRSVEHSLVVLDDSMALILFSRGRLLDSELYDKSEQYIEIWAMMEYGVEESWVKKFFLGPFSGIQCVLSFWSNDKLLADCCKQLVSFGIQNDSKLKKYDIKGFYLQLVILKESLVSLY; this is encoded by the coding sequence ATGGAGGGCGCAAGTGAGATAAATGTAAATGAAGAAATCGTTATGGAGATCCTACTGAGGTTGCCCGTCAAATCATTGATCAAATTCAACTGTGTTTGTAGAGGTTGGCGTGATTTGATCAATAGTCGTCACTTCATCAATATGCATCTCTGCCTTGCGCAAAGCACGGAGTACATAATCGTCAAGCGTTTAAGAGACGAAGATAACAAAAATGTGTTGTCATTCCATTCTCCAGCTGATGAATCTCTTATAGCGGCAGCCCCTGAATTGGAGCTGCCTGAACTTGATGAAGCTAATTGGCCCCTGCAGCTAATTGGCCCCTGCAATGGGATAGTTTGCCTCAGGGATTTTCATGAAGGAATACATTTGTGTAATCCAATGACGCGAAAATTTCGAACACTTCCTCAGAGTTCCTTTGGCAGCCCAGGAGGATTCCTCCGACAGACACATGTTGTGGGGTTGGGGTTTGACAGCACTATTGACGACTACAAGGTCGTCAGAATTTTTGAATCCTCCCTTTATGATTTTCGAGCTGAGATATACAACTTGAGTACTGATTCTTGGAGACAAGTGGATGCCATTCTGCCACCAGTTATACTTCGCGATTGTTTCGACCTACTTTTCAACGGATTTTTCCATTGGAGCGCAGGCCCGGAATCTAGCCCGCATATTCTTTCGTTTGAGATGGGAGCTGAGGTATTCAAAGAGATCAAGTATCCTAATGGCTGGCTAGGAGAACAAGCAGAACCGCGATCGGTGGAGCACAGTCTTGTTGTTTTAGATGATTCCATGGCGTTGATTTTATTTTCAAGAGGCAGATTGTTAGATAGTGAATTGTATGACAAATCAGAACAGTACATTGAGATATGGGCAATGATGGAATACGGTGTTGAGGAGTCTTGGGTAAAGAAGTTTTTCTTGGGACCTTTTTCAGGAATCCAGTGCGTATTATCTTTTTGGAGCAATGACAAACTCCTTGCAGATTGTTGCAAGCAGTTGGTTTCATTTGGTATCCAAAATGATTCCAAGTTGAAGAAATATGATATTAAAGGATTTTACCTACAACTCGTAATTCTAAAGGAAAGTTTGGTTTCTCTCTATTGA
- the LOC140007301 gene encoding uncharacterized protein has protein sequence MAEPIWKLAPIQWDGLLQWRANFWRWWEGLLQARKRTRGEDHITLTANIIWQLWKARNARQYEGKYRDHLSVIETANNECLEFQEEQMEQEAKHRTGTRHQLLNHQWRPPDTGIMRINTDAAVPIKLAGAGLGMVARDSHGNLVEARGIRKYSRGGAELEEADAIRQGLVMAKEAGWREIEVQSDCKAVIERIHANGREEAPIGTIMEDIKQLCGVFQYCTFLFINRDGNRCAHQMAQFATKLVSNVVWKQSFPLWLKESIQEDNRMNIHFCT, from the coding sequence TACAGTGGGACGGCTTATTACAATGGCGGGCAAATTTCTGGAGGTGGTGGGAAGGGTTACTACAGGCAAGGAAAAGAACAAGAGGAGAAGATCACATTACACTCACAGCAAACATCATCTGGCAATTGTGGAAAGCACGAAATGCTCGACAGTATGAAGGGAAGTATAGAGATCATCTGTCTGTAATAGAAACAGCAAACAATGAATGTCTGGAATTTCAAGAGGAGCAGATGGAACAGGAGGCAAAGCACAGAACAGGAACAAGACACCAACTGCTCAACCACCAATGGAGGCCACCAGATACAGGTATAATGAGAATCAACACTGATGCTGCCGTTCCTATTAAGTTAGCAGGAGCGGGGCTAGGAATGGTAGCGAGGGACAGTCATGGGAACCTTGTAGAAGCTAGAGGTATCAGGAAGTATAGCAGAGGTGGTGCTGAACTAGAAGAGGCAGATGCAATCCGACAGGGGCTGGTGATGGCTAAGGAAGCTGGATGGCGAGAAATAGAGGTGCAATCTGATTGCAAAGCTGTCATTGAGAGAATCCATGCGAATGGTAGGGAGGAAGCCCCAATTGGTACAATAATGGAAGATATCAAACAACTATGTGGTGTGTTCCAATACTGTACCTTTTTGTTTATTAATAGAGATGGAAATAGATGTGCTCATCAAATGGCACAATTTGCAACCAAGCTTGTTTCCAATGTGGTATGGAAGCAAAGCTTCCCCCTGTGGCTCAAAGAGAGCATACAGGAGGACAATAGGATGAATATCCACTTTTGTACTTAA